Proteins encoded together in one Epinephelus lanceolatus isolate andai-2023 chromosome 4, ASM4190304v1, whole genome shotgun sequence window:
- the cryba1a gene encoding crystallin, beta A1a, with protein sequence MALNNPNPLGPWKITVYDQENFQGKRLEFTSACQNIMECGIDNIRSLKVECGAWAGYEHSSFCGQQFVLERGEYPHWESWSGSNAYHTERMMSFRPICSANHKESKMVLFERENFMGRQWEINDDYPSLQAMGWGNNEIGSMQVQSGSWVCYQFPGYRGYQYIMECDRHGGEYKHYREWGSHAQSFQVQSLRRIQQ encoded by the exons ATGGCTCTGAATAATCCCAACCCACTGGGACCATGGAAG ATCACAGTTTATGACCAGGAGAACTTCCAGGGGAAGCGTCTGGAGTTTACCTCAGCCTGCCAGAACATCATGGAGTGCGGCATTGACAACATCCGCTCCCTGAAGGTGGAGTGCGGAGC CTGGGCAGGATATGAACACTCCAGCTTCTGTGGACAGCAGTTTGTGTTGGAGAGAGGAGAGTATCCTCACTGGGAGTCGTGGAGCGGCAGCAACGCCTACCACACTGAGAGGATGATGTCCTTCCGCCCCATCTGCTCTGCT AACCACAAGGAGTCCAAGATGGTTTTGTTTGAGAGGGAGAACTTCATGGGACGCCAGTGGGAGATAAACGATGACTACCCCTCTCTGCAGGCCATGGGCTGGGGCAACAACGAGATTGGATCCATGCAAGTTCAGAGCGGCTC ctgggtGTGCTATCAGTTTCCAGGTTACCGTGGTTACCAGTACATCATGGAGTGTGATCGTCATGGCGGCGAGTACAAACATTACAGAGAGTGGGGCTCCCATGCTCAGTCCTTCCAGGTGCAGTCGCTGCGTCGAATCCAGCAATGA
- the crybb1l3 gene encoding crystallin, beta B1, like 3 — protein MSHSGAQGSIGSHSAIGLRNYKIYLYEYENFQGRRMDLFGESRNLCEKGFDRVGSIRVECGPWVGYEQQNMTGEMFMLEKGEYPRWDTWSNSYRCDRLMSVRPVKMDPQDHKICLYECPGFEGRKMEVCDEDIPSLWSYGFQDRVASIQVTGGTWVGYQYPGYRGYQYVFELGPYKHWNDWGAHHPQIQSIRRVRDMQTHRRGCFEMTA, from the exons ATGTCTCACTCAGGTGCTCAAGGTAGCATTGGCAGCCACTCTGCCATTGGGCTGCGCAATTACAAG ATATACCTCTATGAATATGAGAACTTCCAAGGCCGCAGGATGGACCTGTTTGGAGAGAGCCGTAACCTGTGTGAGAAGGGTTTCGACAGAGTCGGCTCCATCAGGGTCGAGTGTGGACC CTGGGTGGGTTACGAGCAGCAGAACATGACCGGTGAGATGTTCATGCTGGAGAAGGGAGAGTATCCCCGCTGGGACACCTGGTCCAACAGCTACAGGTGTGACCGCCTCATGTCGGTCAGGCCTGTCAAAATG GACCCCCAGGACCACAAGATTTGCCTGTATGAATGTCCAGGCTTCGAGGGTCGTAAGATGGAGGTGTGCGATGAGGATATCCCAAGCCTGTGGTCTTACGGCTTCCAGGACCGTGTTGCCAGCATTCAGGTCACCGGTGGAAC CTGGGTGGGTTACCAGTACCCTGGCTACCGTGGCTACCAGTATGTGTTTGAACTGGGCCCTTACAAGCACTGGAACGATTGGGGAGCCCACCACCCCCAGATCCAGTCCATCCGCAGGGTGAGAGACATGCAGACGCACCGCAGAGGCTGCTTCGAGATGACCGCATAG